One window from the genome of Gimesia aquarii encodes:
- a CDS encoding c-type cytochrome — MRRLLIFSLLGHIFLFNGSVAHSDIGSPPFVSGFDRFARHGEIKSQTGGWLLLSELSCTACHQTPHSDLQPKRGPRLTSIGNRRLQTWIRDYLRSPHLVKPGTTMPDVLHGFSENKKRQTINALAAFLATQRTAYPTIKATGSNPVPYEFWKKGNVKQGQNLYHKIGCVACHEPDETYEPGETKISPTDKMLAQLDPEDIKELGLSGAMRPVKSVPHGNLSAKYTRKALTFFLLDPAQSRPSGRMPNLKLKAVEAADIAAYLLRDQRPQDEIKITNSDSTLIAEGKKYFVELRCVNCHTVQNLQPKEYAKPVIKLGKQASTGCLTNHQKGLPYYPLDDQQQTAIQETLEKLPDDNKLDTEQRLSFQILQLNCFACHEREKQGGVGFNRKPYFETAGHIDLGDEGRIPPTLVGIGYKLQKKWLTKVLNGKGDIRPHMLARMPVFPAKVISTLPAMFETVDRTQRQTEKQIFHNSTKLAVAGRTMLETGCIQCHPIRGENMPGVVGTDLGDVTNRVHANWFREFLLNPGALKPRTRMPTFFPDGKSQNKSLLDGNVDRQIASAWAYLKASKKQPLPEKIIEAKSKNYELVPKKRPIILRTFMKAAGTHAIAVGFPEKVHFAFDAEHMRPAIAWKGRFLDAQGTWFIRFAPPAIPLGESPVLMPAGSPFAVLNSLNQRWPAISSADSPYQFRGFKIDAEGIPTFLYYFQQFEIEDRFEPVEKQTLKRRLKIKRNQPLSKQENLWFRGLTGKYLKQINSTTMKNDAGLTVSISGTLAKTGKLHTIENETDWLIPIPATDNIVIEVNYQW, encoded by the coding sequence ATGAGACGGCTATTGATATTCTCTCTGTTAGGGCATATTTTCCTGTTTAATGGCAGTGTGGCTCACTCTGACATAGGAAGCCCCCCCTTCGTATCTGGATTCGACCGATTTGCTCGACATGGTGAGATCAAATCACAAACAGGCGGATGGCTATTATTGAGCGAGCTGAGTTGTACCGCCTGTCATCAGACCCCACATTCTGATTTACAACCCAAACGCGGCCCTCGCTTGACCAGTATTGGTAATCGTCGGCTACAAACATGGATCAGGGACTACCTCAGATCTCCACATTTAGTCAAACCCGGCACAACGATGCCCGACGTTCTACATGGTTTCTCAGAAAACAAAAAACGCCAGACAATCAACGCATTAGCTGCATTCTTAGCAACTCAACGTACCGCATATCCAACAATTAAAGCCACTGGTTCGAATCCAGTCCCTTATGAATTCTGGAAGAAAGGAAATGTGAAACAGGGACAGAATTTGTACCACAAGATCGGCTGTGTTGCCTGTCATGAGCCGGATGAAACCTACGAACCAGGTGAAACGAAAATTTCTCCTACCGACAAAATGCTCGCACAACTCGACCCGGAAGACATTAAAGAGCTAGGCTTGTCAGGCGCAATGCGTCCTGTTAAGTCGGTTCCGCATGGGAATCTGTCGGCAAAGTACACTCGTAAGGCATTAACGTTTTTTCTGCTGGATCCAGCTCAAAGTCGGCCGTCAGGACGTATGCCGAATCTCAAATTAAAGGCTGTGGAAGCTGCGGATATCGCTGCCTACTTACTAAGAGATCAACGACCTCAAGATGAAATAAAAATTACCAATAGTGATTCCACACTCATTGCTGAAGGTAAAAAATATTTTGTAGAGCTGAGGTGTGTAAATTGCCACACAGTACAAAATTTACAGCCGAAAGAATATGCGAAGCCTGTTATAAAATTAGGCAAGCAAGCGTCGACAGGCTGTCTCACTAACCATCAGAAAGGCCTGCCCTACTATCCTCTTGATGACCAACAGCAAACTGCGATACAAGAGACGTTGGAAAAATTACCCGACGACAATAAATTAGATACCGAACAGCGTTTAAGCTTTCAAATATTGCAACTCAACTGTTTCGCCTGTCACGAAAGAGAGAAACAAGGGGGTGTCGGTTTCAATCGTAAGCCTTATTTTGAAACTGCCGGACATATTGACCTGGGTGATGAAGGACGCATTCCTCCTACGTTAGTGGGCATCGGTTATAAGTTACAAAAAAAATGGCTAACAAAAGTTCTTAATGGAAAAGGAGACATTCGCCCCCATATGCTGGCTCGCATGCCAGTCTTTCCTGCCAAAGTCATTTCGACTTTACCTGCGATGTTTGAAACGGTAGATCGCACTCAGAGACAAACAGAAAAACAAATTTTTCATAATTCTACAAAACTGGCTGTTGCAGGTCGCACGATGCTGGAGACAGGTTGCATACAATGTCATCCGATTCGAGGCGAAAACATGCCTGGGGTGGTAGGTACCGATCTGGGTGATGTCACGAATCGCGTGCATGCCAATTGGTTTCGCGAATTTTTGTTGAACCCGGGCGCACTCAAACCGCGAACTCGGATGCCTACTTTTTTCCCTGATGGAAAAAGCCAGAATAAATCGTTACTCGATGGTAATGTGGATCGACAAATCGCTTCTGCCTGGGCCTATCTTAAAGCGAGCAAGAAACAGCCTCTACCAGAAAAAATAATCGAAGCAAAGTCGAAAAACTATGAGTTAGTTCCCAAAAAACGACCTATTATCTTACGCACCTTTATGAAAGCTGCGGGAACTCATGCGATTGCTGTTGGCTTCCCGGAAAAAGTTCATTTCGCATTTGATGCCGAGCATATGAGACCTGCCATTGCCTGGAAAGGACGCTTCCTCGACGCACAAGGAACTTGGTTTATTCGGTTTGCACCACCGGCAATACCCCTTGGTGAAAGCCCTGTGCTGATGCCTGCAGGATCACCATTTGCGGTCTTAAACAGTCTAAATCAACGCTGGCCAGCAATCAGTTCTGCAGACAGTCCTTATCAATTTCGAGGATTTAAAATTGATGCAGAGGGTATCCCTACCTTTCTATATTACTTTCAACAATTTGAAATCGAAGACCGGTTTGAACCTGTCGAAAAACAAACACTGAAACGACGATTGAAGATCAAACGAAATCAGCCATTAAGTAAACAGGAAAATCTGTGGTTCCGTGGATTGACGGGGAAATATCTGAAACAGATCAATTCGACTACTATGAAAAATGATGCTGGTTTAACGGTGTCGATTTCAGGAACTCTCGCAAAGACTGGTAAACTACATACTATTGAAAATGAAACCGACTGGCTTATACCAATTCCAGCCACAGATAACATCGTAATCGAGGTGAACTACCAATGGTAA
- a CDS encoding DUF1570 domain-containing protein — MSIQNHQSIFGIAIARLRLVEDTNRRFNFSIPFYSLMIFLLLLGMPTRSFAQNSRALMTYQKQHAALQKNFEANLKKLVVQCQQDQQLDGVQKITQLLKELDELDPQSNPLPKSVRDEIPLNLPTGERAWRLKLRNLQEKQANDLFVFSRKVLHAGFPSFAYDLVLETAFLNPDHRSVRLILGYVRNGNDWVTPFEKEMQRRKYQWHEKYGWLPAAHIARYEKGERYVNGRWKSSAQEAEIRRDFRNAWEIRTEHFLIKTNHSLEMGVKLATEMEDFYRYFHQTFVGFFNTPEQLNKLFQGARNFFKRKNGHQHVMHYYSTREEYVNRLQKEIPQIGLTHGIYLFGDRISHFYHRPDAEGDLGTLYHEATHQLFYEAGIVSKNREVGEKNHFWAIEGIACYMESFEKKGDVFRSGNPKHIRFNAARYRLLQDNYYIPLETFASMGRNAFQTSPNISPNYSQASGLSHFFMHAEGRKYRDAFISQLTQLYSFNSRVRNNAKTLEELTGASYTELDRQYKEYSATLQNALDESELSLQTQ; from the coding sequence ATGTCTATTCAAAATCATCAATCCATTTTCGGCATCGCTATTGCCCGTTTGAGACTGGTTGAAGATACGAATAGACGTTTTAATTTCAGCATCCCGTTTTACAGTCTGATGATCTTCCTGTTACTACTGGGAATGCCAACTCGAAGCTTCGCACAAAACTCTCGCGCGCTGATGACTTATCAGAAACAACACGCGGCTTTGCAAAAAAACTTTGAAGCGAATTTGAAGAAACTAGTCGTTCAATGCCAGCAAGATCAACAACTTGATGGAGTGCAGAAAATCACCCAGTTGCTGAAAGAGTTAGATGAGCTTGATCCGCAATCAAATCCACTTCCAAAATCAGTGCGTGATGAAATTCCTCTTAACCTACCCACAGGAGAACGTGCCTGGCGTTTGAAACTTCGTAATCTGCAGGAAAAACAAGCAAATGATCTGTTTGTGTTTTCGCGCAAAGTATTGCATGCAGGCTTTCCCAGTTTTGCATATGACTTGGTCTTAGAAACCGCTTTTCTTAACCCGGATCATCGCTCAGTTAGATTGATTCTGGGTTACGTTCGTAACGGCAATGACTGGGTTACTCCTTTCGAAAAGGAGATGCAACGCCGAAAGTATCAATGGCACGAAAAGTATGGCTGGCTTCCGGCCGCTCATATTGCCCGCTATGAAAAAGGAGAACGCTACGTCAATGGTCGGTGGAAGTCGTCAGCACAGGAAGCGGAAATCAGGCGTGACTTCCGAAACGCCTGGGAAATCCGTACCGAACATTTTCTGATTAAAACGAATCACAGCCTTGAAATGGGTGTCAAACTGGCAACCGAAATGGAAGATTTTTATCGCTACTTCCATCAGACCTTCGTCGGCTTTTTCAATACACCAGAGCAACTGAATAAGTTGTTTCAAGGAGCCAGAAATTTTTTCAAACGAAAAAATGGTCATCAGCATGTGATGCATTACTACAGTACTCGGGAAGAATACGTAAATAGATTACAGAAAGAGATTCCACAAATCGGATTAACACACGGTATTTATCTGTTTGGTGATCGGATTTCTCATTTTTACCATCGCCCTGATGCGGAAGGCGATCTGGGAACACTTTATCATGAAGCAACGCATCAATTGTTTTATGAAGCGGGTATCGTTTCCAAAAACAGGGAAGTTGGCGAGAAGAATCATTTTTGGGCCATCGAGGGCATTGCCTGCTATATGGAATCATTTGAGAAAAAAGGCGATGTTTTCAGATCCGGGAATCCAAAGCATATTCGCTTCAACGCAGCCCGTTATCGTCTCCTGCAAGATAACTATTATATTCCTCTGGAGACATTCGCCTCTATGGGCCGTAATGCATTTCAGACGAGCCCAAACATAAGTCCCAACTATAGTCAAGCCTCAGGATTGTCTCATTTTTTTATGCATGCTGAAGGCCGAAAATATCGCGACGCTTTTATCAGTCAGCTGACACAACTTTATAGCTTTAACTCCCGAGTTCGCAACAACGCAAAAACTCTGGAAGAGCTAACCGGCGCCTCTTATACCGAGCTGGACCGCCAGTACAAAGAATATTCAGCCACTCTACAAAATGCGCTCGATGAAAGCGAATTAAGTCTGCAAACTCAGTAG